The following coding sequences are from one Chanos chanos chromosome 12, fChaCha1.1, whole genome shotgun sequence window:
- the fam131ba gene encoding protein FAM131B has product MEDTTSILPRLKRNSNAYGIGALAKSSLTGVSGVTRSMKDKVTKPTAMAQGRVAHMIEWQSWGKPSAGPAGGAGRANLRRERERHLENDAYSDLSDGEKEARFAAGVMQQFAISEATLLAWNSMDGESLCDESNQGSVAHLSEVNQESITSRDQPLHHSSTDVWPHTYVSQGLYCLSSSDAWEPISNEPSGMASPAAGSYIMAGGASGESYDGSVQYLSQQPQFTLQQQNHLQQLHHLQQYQQQQLLQYQQQQQSLEHRLHSASHSLQATPNSTIHSLGLPTHPRLVDLWASAQVEPHQMDMIGQMGMTMAEMGMSELLGEEPAAENRSIPEQQEEEEVKDEDTTLTLDSKPTSMIPALSPAREDATPPRGPSPGQAPAEPITEPVPFEVTSCVVQSLEEKEEEVEESSVVIVATN; this is encoded by the exons gTGTGACGAGGTCCATGAAGGACAAGGTGACAAAACCCACTGCCATGGCTCAGGGTCGAGTGGCTCACATGATCGAGTGGCAGAGCTGGGGCAAACCATCTGCCGGGCCGGCGGGGGGAGCGGGCCGCGCCAACCTCCGCCGCGAGAGGGAGAGGCACCTGGAGAACGATGCGTACAGCGATCTAAGCGACGGCGAGAAAGAGGCACGCTTCGCCGCAG GGGTGATGCAGCAGTTTGCGATCTCAGAGGCCACCTTACTGGCCTGGAACTCGATGGACGGGGAGAGCCTGTGCGACGAGTCTAACCAGGGGAGCGTGGCTCACCTCAGCGAGGTCAACCAAGAGAGCATCACCAGCCGCG accAGCCGTTACATCACTCCTCTACAGATGTATGGCCCCACACTTACGTGTCACAGGGGCTGTACTGCCTCTCCTCCTCAGACGCCTGGGAACCCATCAGCAACGAGCCCTCGGGCATGGCCTCCCCCGCCGCCGGCTCTTACATCATGGCGGGCGGGGCTTCGGGCGAGAGCTACGACGGCTCTGTCCAGTACCTGTCCCAGCAACCGCAATTCACGCTGCAGCAGCAGAACCACCTGCAGCAGCTTCACCATCTCCAGCAGTACCAACAGCAACAGCTGCTGCAGTatcagcaacagcagcag TCTTTGGAGCACCGGCTTCACAGTGCCTCCCATTCCCTACAAGCCACCCCCAACAGCACTATCCACAGCTTGGGCCTGCCCACTCATCCGCGATTGGTCGATCTCTGGGCATCCGCTCAGGTGGAGCCCCATCAGATGGACATGATTGGGCAGATGGGCATGACGATGGCAGAAATGGGCATGAGTGAACTCCTGGGGGAGGAGCCTGCAGCAGAGAACAGAAGCATTCCTGAAcagcaagaggaagaggaggtgaag gacgaagacACAACATTGACTCTTGACTCCAAACCCACATCCATGATTCCAGCACTTAGCCCAGCCAGAGAAGACGCCACCCCACCAAGGGGACCAAGTCCAGGCCAAGCACCAGCAGAGCCAATCACAGAGCCCGTGCCGTTTGAGGTCACATCCTGTGTCGTACAATCgctggaggagaaggaggaggaggttgaAGAGAGCTCTGTCGTTATCGTGGCAACCAACTGA